A window of Candidatus Ozemobacteraceae bacterium genomic DNA:
CGTCTTCAAGGTTCACAGCCCTGTGGGGCTGCCTGGAAACGCACTTTCGACGTCGTTTTCCGATGCCGTCGCCGAAGGGAAGTTCAAGCCAGAGACCTGTGACGGCTGTCTGAAGCGCTGTTCCCACATCTTCTGCATCGTCAGGGCCCTCGAGGAAGCGAAAAACGGCAATCTCGACAGGGGACTCGTCTTCGCCGGCGAGCATGTATACAAGGTTCGCAAGATCATGACGGTCCAGGAGATCTTCCACATGTTCTTCGACGGCCTCGAGTTCATCGACGCCTGAAGAACCGGAATCACGCCATCATAAGGAGTCCGTTACGATGAAACGGGTGTTCGTAACCGGCATGGGAGCCGTAACTCCCATCGGCATCGGCATCGATGAGTTTGCCACCAACCTGAAAGCGGGCGTCAGCGGCGTTGGCCCCATAACCCGCTTCGATGCATCAAAGCATACCGCCCGCATCGCGGCGGAGGTCAAGAATTTCGATCCCACGCTGTATATCAGCAAGAAGGAAGTCCGCCGCCACGATCGATATTCGCAGTTCGCGATGGCCGCAAGCGAGATGGCGATCAAACAGGCCGGCATGACCTCCGAGAATTTCGATCCTGCACGCGTCGGCGTCATCATCGCCACCGGCATCGGCGGCATCAGCACGATGGAAGCCGAGCACGACACGTATATGAAGTCGGGCCCCGGCCGCGTCAGCCCATTTCTGGTGCCGATGATGATCTGCAACATCGCTTCCGGCTGTCTCGCCATGGCCCACGGCTTCAAGGGGCCGAACTACTGCGTCGTTTCGGCCTGCGCTTCGGGGCTCCATGCGATCGGTGAGGCGTGGCAGAAAGTCCAGCTCGGGATCGTCGATGCGATGATCTGCGGAGGCGCAGAGGCGGGCATCACCCCTCTGACCGTCGCCGGTTTCGCGCAGATGAAAGCCCTCTCGACCCGAAATGACGAACCCACGAAAGCCTCCCGCCCCTACGATAAGGATCGCGACGGCTTCGTCATGGGCGAAGGCAGCGGTTCCATCGTTCTCGAATCAGAAGAGAGCATGCTCAAACGCGGCGCGAAGCCGATCGCCGAGCTTGTCGGCTACGGCTGCAGCGCCGACGCCTATCATCTCACCGCTCCCGATCCGAACGGCGAGGGTGCGTTTCTCGCCATGAAGCAGGCGCTGGCCTGGAACTCGATTCCGGCCGAACAGATCGACTACGTGAACGCTCACGGAACTTCGACGCCGGTCGGCGATCCGGTCGAAGTCGTTGCGATCAAGCGCGTATTCGGAGATCATGCGAAAAAACTAGCCGTGAACTCGACCAAGTCCATGATCGGTCACCTGCTCGGCGCCGCGGGAGCGGTCGGAACGGTGGCGACCCTGATCCAGATGAGCCGCGGTTTCCTCCATCCCACGATCAATCATGATCAGCCGGGCGAGGGGTGCGATCTCGATTTCGTTCCCAACACGGCGCGCGAGGCGAAGATTCGCCATGCCATCGTGAACTCGTTCGGATTCGGCGGACAGAACGCGAGCCTGCTTTTCAAAGCCGTCTGAGTTCCCATCTCACATGTCATCCGCATCGAAGCGATTCTTTTCGCTTCGATGCGTTTTCATCACAGGGACGTTGCAAGGTTGATGTGCCGGTCTTATAATGGAATGAGAAGCATACGACGCTGTATCGTCAGTCGCAGATAAACGAGAGGAGTTACACCATGGAAGTATTGAGAGTTGCATCATCGTCGAATCCGAAATCCGTCGCAGGCGCCATAGCGGCAGTTCTCGAACACGATTCACGGGTCGAGTTGCTCGCCGTGGGAGCCGGAGCCGTCAACCAGACGGTCAAGGCCATCGCCGTCACCCGCGGCTACGTCGCCCCCAAAGGCATCGAACTGGTCACCATCATTGCATTTGCGAAAATCGATATTGACGGTAACGAAAAAACCGCCATCAAATTCATCGTCGAAGCCCGCTGACACAGCGCTTTCCCTTCGAATGCCCCGGGCCTTCCGCCTTCTCGTCGCGGCGGGCACCGGGTTGTTGCTGTTCGCGGCGGATCCCGGAGTTCCGACGTATGGCCAGGTCGCAACGGAGATGGCGTCGAGCAAGGTTCCGGAACTGCAGAAGAAGCTCCAGGAAGACCCGGAGAACACCGAGGTCCTCCTCCAGCTTGCTCTCGAGTATTCCCTGCAGAAGGAATTTTCAAAAGCTGTTGATATATATTTTAGACTTTTGAAACTCGATCCGAACAATTTCCATGCCTACAACAACCTCGGCATTCTCTACAAGAAGACCGGCCAGTATTCCGATGCCCTGCACTGCTATGAGCAGGCCCGCCGTCTCCAGCCCGATTCCTACTGGGTGCCGTACAACATGGGACTCGCCTACGAAGCGATGGGGCGTATGCAGGAGGCGCGCGAGTCGTATGGAAAGGCGCTGTCGCTGAATCCAGACTTCACTCAGGCGCTCCAGCGCCTGCGCGAATTGTCCGAAGACCCGTCACGAGTCGCCCCGCTTCCGCCTCCGCCCGGCGCGCAGGTGCTTGTCGCCGATCGCCCCTCGGGCCAGCCGACGGCCGTTTCCGTCTCTAAAACAGGCGGAGAAACTCCTGACGGAGAAAAGTCCGCCTTATCCGAAAAACCGTCTGGAACAGCCCGCACGGAGACCGTCGGAAAAGGCGGGAAGTCTGAGAAACCGGAAAAACCGGCAAAGTCAGGGGCTTCATCGCCCATGATCCGGACCCTCAGGACGGGGCCGGCGGCCACGCTGTACAACGAAGCCATGGATGCCCTCGAAAAAGAGGAGCTGACGAAGGCCATCGAGGTATACGTGCGGTGTGTCATCATGGAGCGGGAGTTCCTTTCGGAACCCGAAAACGGCCTGATCCAGAAGGGGCTCGATCTGCTCAACGACCGGCCCAACAGTATGAGCGAAGGGCTGTTCTATCGCGGGTATCTGCTTTCGATCTCGAAAAGCCTGGACAAGGCGATCCCGGATCTAGAGACCTATATCGCGAAGAATCCGAAGGGACCGTTCGTCACCGAGGCCCAGAAGATCATCAACCGCTACGAGAGCGATCTTGCCGCAGCCGAACTTCTCAAACAGCAGCAGGCTTCTGCGGCGGCTGTTCTCGAGGCTGCGAAAGCCGCACAGCAGGCTGCCGCACCCGGCAGCTTCACGCCCCGCCCCGATGATGTGACGCTCAGGACGTTCAGCCCCGGTCAGATCCTCGACGAGGCGAACAGGCTTTCCCGAGAGAACCGGACGCGTGACGCGATTGCCGTGCTGCGAAGCGGCCTCGAAAAAGAGCCCGAGAACATTCCCCTACTGATGGCGATCGGCAATGCCTATGTCGACCTCCTGCTCCAGAAGAGCGACAGGGACGCCGGCCTGATGGCCCGAGACATCTTCGAAAAAGTCATCCGCATCGCGCCGGCCGACTCGAAAGAGTCAGGCATCGCCGCCGGTATCATCAAGGAGCTCGACTCCCGCCTGAAGTAGAATCTGAACCTCGAAGAAGCACTGACTGGTTCACCGACGGGAGTATCTCACCACAAAAATACAAAGACCGTTTCACCGCCGAGGCGCCGAGGCGCAGAGATTGAAACAAGATAAAAAGATGTACGATAATATTTTCCTCGGCGTCTCAGCGTCTCCGCGGTGAATCGTTTGAATTTCATCATACCAGGCACAAAGAAAAGGCTGTAGCTCATTTTGTGCCTTTGTGACTTTGTGGTGAACGTGGTTCCCGGGTTACCAGCGGACGGTGGCGCCGATCTGGAGACGATCGTCCCAGCCGAACTCGCGGTAGGTGCGGAGGTTCTTCGAGTAGGCGAGTTCGAGAGCGCCCTTTGGTGACGGGGCGAGGCGGATGCCCAGGATCATGTCGAGAGTGTCCTTGTCCTGACCGCCCTGTATTTCGCCGGCGAACTCACCGATCAGCGCGGCGTGAGCCGTCGGCTCGTAACTCATCCCGATTCGGTAGATGAACCGTGTGTCGATATTTTGCGAGTCGATGATCGCGCCCAGTTCGAGGTTCGCGGTCGCCGAGTCTGTTTCCTTAGTCGTCACGCAGCCGAACAGCTTGATCTCATCCGAGTGCTCGGAGCCGGCGGGCCGCATCGCGTCCGTGTCGCCAGTCGAGGCTTCGACGACGGCGCCATAGGCGAACCGGTAGTAGCTTTTGTCGGGCAGGTAGGTCGCCTTCCAGCCGAGTTTGATATCGCCGATGCCCTCGCCTTCTTCGGCGGGCTTGTTGAGCGTGCGGGGCGCGGACAGGTCGTATTTCTGCATCGGTACCATCACGGTCCATTCCGCCCAGTCACCGAGCCAGTTTGCCGCGAGCTGGAACGTGCCGATCGAGCCCGTGT
This region includes:
- a CDS encoding nitronate monooxygenase, with the protein product VKIPVVIAGGVTDREDFEEVLKLGVDGVQVGTRFAASVECNAADAFKQRYLQAKEGDVFKVHSPVGLPGNALSTSFSDAVAEGKFKPETCDGCLKRCSHIFCIVRALEEAKNGNLDRGLVFAGEHVYKVRKIMTVQEIFHMFFDGLEFIDA
- a CDS encoding tetratricopeptide repeat protein — its product is MPRAFRLLVAAGTGLLLFAADPGVPTYGQVATEMASSKVPELQKKLQEDPENTEVLLQLALEYSLQKEFSKAVDIYFRLLKLDPNNFHAYNNLGILYKKTGQYSDALHCYEQARRLQPDSYWVPYNMGLAYEAMGRMQEARESYGKALSLNPDFTQALQRLRELSEDPSRVAPLPPPPGAQVLVADRPSGQPTAVSVSKTGGETPDGEKSALSEKPSGTARTETVGKGGKSEKPEKPAKSGASSPMIRTLRTGPAATLYNEAMDALEKEELTKAIEVYVRCVIMEREFLSEPENGLIQKGLDLLNDRPNSMSEGLFYRGYLLSISKSLDKAIPDLETYIAKNPKGPFVTEAQKIINRYESDLAAAELLKQQQASAAAVLEAAKAAQQAAAPGSFTPRPDDVTLRTFSPGQILDEANRLSRENRTRDAIAVLRSGLEKEPENIPLLMAIGNAYVDLLLQKSDRDAGLMARDIFEKVIRIAPADSKESGIAAGIIKELDSRLK
- the fabF gene encoding beta-ketoacyl-ACP synthase II, whose protein sequence is MKRVFVTGMGAVTPIGIGIDEFATNLKAGVSGVGPITRFDASKHTARIAAEVKNFDPTLYISKKEVRRHDRYSQFAMAASEMAIKQAGMTSENFDPARVGVIIATGIGGISTMEAEHDTYMKSGPGRVSPFLVPMMICNIASGCLAMAHGFKGPNYCVVSACASGLHAIGEAWQKVQLGIVDAMICGGAEAGITPLTVAGFAQMKALSTRNDEPTKASRPYDKDRDGFVMGEGSGSIVLESEESMLKRGAKPIAELVGYGCSADAYHLTAPDPNGEGAFLAMKQALAWNSIPAEQIDYVNAHGTSTPVGDPVEVVAIKRVFGDHAKKLAVNSTKSMIGHLLGAAGAVGTVATLIQMSRGFLHPTINHDQPGEGCDLDFVPNTAREAKIRHAIVNSFGFGGQNASLLFKAV
- a CDS encoding stage V sporulation protein S, whose amino-acid sequence is MEVLRVASSSNPKSVAGAIAAVLEHDSRVELLAVGAGAVNQTVKAIAVTRGYVAPKGIELVTIIAFAKIDIDGNEKTAIKFIVEAR